One window of the Bos mutus isolate GX-2022 chromosome X, NWIPB_WYAK_1.1, whole genome shotgun sequence genome contains the following:
- the LOC102284806 gene encoding serine/threonine-protein phosphatase 4 regulatory subunit 3-B-like translates to MADEQSIVKVYFLNDDQQWEILGKGHVSAVYVERHQGICLLVRSEPNGIQILESKIDPDTPYQRRQGTLIVWSEAENHGMAMSFPDAASCYEIWKDICQVQGKDPSTDITHDPLVESEDETLDDVTDDVLELPNCELGKLDQIAHLVTSVLTSPLHKEKLALLVGNEDFIKQLLQLFHTCEDLEDTEGLQNLHDIVKGMLFLNQASLLEILVSDKYIMDVVGCLEYDPALAQPKRHREFLTQKVKFKEVIPIIDQALLQKIHQTYRVQYIQDILFPIPSIFEENFLSTLTNFILLNKSDIVNMLQEDDEFLSTVFAQLRDKTTDDDTRRELLFFFKEFCAFSQTLHSANRNALFKTLTQLGILPALKIAMGINDLQIKSAATDIFTYLVEYSPSRIREFIIEDQESEGSILFINLVIEQIFCDTDPELGSAVHLMGVLRALLDPNNMVTASSHCERSEFLRFFCKHSMNNFIAPLLSTTSAYIRDKDNIVGSDENNKNCLSAIRFMRRMIGLRDELLNRYIIKGNFFEPVVNALLENGTRYNMLNSAIVELFDYIRMENIKSLVAHIVEKFYATLKSIEYVQTFKGLKVKYEQEKELKNQLTKNLCSVLYSQVFCRGSSVLEEEEEEEETSINENIKEEAVKSPPESDIEIQKTKENEDKVDLPSKTSCGDFKFTSCHSADAADETSNPNRTSVICLVDYSDDEEEEEDETPPSKRPHLSP, encoded by the exons ATGGCGGACGAGCAGAGCATAGTGAAAGTCTACTTCCTGAATGATGACCAACAATGGGAAATTCTAGGCAAGGGACATGTCTCTGCTGTTTATGTGGAACGCCATCAGGGCATCTGTCTGCTAGTTCGATCTGAACCTAACGGCATACAGATCTTAGAGTCAAAGATAGATCCAGACACGCCCTATCAGAGACGACAAGGGACATTAATTGTTTGGTCTGAAGCTGAGAACCACGGTATGGCGATGAGTTTCCCGGACGCAGCAAGTTGTTACGAGATATGGAAAGACATCTGCCAGGTTCAAGGTAAAGACCCATCTACTGATATCACACATGACCCCTTAGTTGAATCCGAAGACGAGACATTGGATGACGTAACAGATGACGTGCTTGAGCTGCCTAACTGCGAACTCGGTAAGCTTGACCAGATTGCTCACTTAGTTACCTCAGTTCTCACGTCACCTCTGCATAAGGAAAAGTTGGCTCTGTTAGTGGGAAATGAGGACTTTATTAAACAATTACTGCAGTTGTTCCACACGTGTGAGGACCTAGAGGATACTGAAGGCTTACAGAATCTGCATGACATTGTTAAAGGGATGTTATTTCTCAACCAGGCATCTCTGCTTGAGATCCTCGTTTCTGATAAGTATATCATGGATGTGGTGGGATGCCTTGAATATGACCCTGCCTTGGCTCAGCCAAAAAGGCATAGAGAATTCTTAACCCAAAAAGTGAAATTCAAGGAAGTTATACCAATAATAGACCAGGCACTTCTGCAAAAAATACATCAGACATACAGAGTACAGTACATTCAGGACATCCTTTTTCCTATCCCATCTATATTTGAAGAGAATTTTCTTTCTActcttacaaattttattttattaaacaagAGTGATATAGTCAATATGCTGCAGGAAGATGATGAGTTTTTGTCTACCGTTTTTGCACAGTTAAGGGATAAGACCACAGATGATGATACACGACGTgagctgttattttttttcaaggaattCTGTGCATTTTCTCAGACATTACACTCTGCAAACAGGAATGCACTATTCAAAACACTGACACAACTGGGAATTCTTCCTGCTCTTAAAATTGCAATGGGTATAAATGACTTGCAAATAAAGTCAGCTGCTACTGATATATTTACTTATCTAGTAGAGTATAGTCCATCCAGGATTCGAGAATTTATAATAGAAGACCAGGAAAGTGAAGGCAGCATCCTTTTCATTAATTTAGTAATTGAACAAATATTCTGTGATACTGACCCTGAGCTAGGAAGTGCTGTTCATTTAATGGGAGTTCTTCGTGCCCTGCTTGATCCAAACAACATGGTGACAGCATCTAGTCACTGTGAAAGAAGTGAATTTCTACGTTTCTTCTGTAAGCATTCTATGAATAACTTCATTGCACCACTTTTGTCAACTACTTCAGCATATATACGTGACAAGGATAATATAGTTGGATCTGacgaaaacaacaaaaactgtcTCA GTGCTATTCGTTTTATGAGAAGGATGATTGGCCTTAGAGATGAACTTTTAAATCGTTATATCATCAAGGGAAATTTTTTTGAGCCAGTTGTAAATGCTCTTCTAGAGAATGGAACTCGGTACAATATGTTGAATTCAGCTATTGTTGAGCTGTTTGACTACATAAGAATGGAAAATATCAAATCTCTTGTTGCCCATATAGTTGAAAAGTTTTATGCAACGCTTAAGTCAATTGAATATGTTCAGACATTCAAAGGATTGAAGGTGAAATATGAGCAAGAGAAAGAGCTGAAAAATCAATTAACGAAGAATTTATGTTCTGTCCTGTATAGTCAAGTATTTTGCAGAGGTTCCAGTgtcttggaggaggaggaggaggaggaggaaacgagtattaatgaaaatataaaggaagaaGCAGTTAAGTCACCACCGGAAAGTGATATtgagattcagaaaacaaaagaaaatgaagacaaggtAGATCTTCCCTCCAAAACATCTTGTGGTGACTTTAAATTTACTTCATGTCAttctgctgatgctgctgatgaAACAAGTAACCCAAACCGCACAAGCGTGATTTGCTTAGTGGATTATTCAGATgatgaagaagaagaggaagatgaaACACCTCCCAGCAAAAGACCACATCTTAGCCCATAA